Genomic segment of Thermogemmata fonticola:
TTGACCGCCAAACCAATCAGAGCATTTGTCCTGGCAGGTAGACGGATTCTCACATGCCGTGTTGTGGGCCAGAATCCGCATGCCTTCATTGGCAAAGACCTGTACTTCTACGCTGACAGTAGAGAGCCGAAGCGTATCCATATCGAGGGCTTGTCCACGGCAAGTGACATTCAGGGAAACGAATACGATTTCCTCTACACCGGTGACGAGGTGTTGCCATCCGAGATTTCTGAAGAGGCTATTGTCGCTGAGGGGTCATGCGAAGAGACGATGGCAAAGTAGGTGTCGCAGGATGGCTAAAAACCGAAGTGCATCCGCTACCAGAGGCCCGGCCCTACCACCCCTTCCCCCAGGTTTTCTCCAAAGAGCTGTTTGATTGAAAACTCTGCAACACCGATCGCTCGACGCCACGACCACGCTGACGCCAACTTATGTACCGATCCCGACGCCCTTGCTGGCGATAAGCAGACAGCATATGGACGACGATGGCTCGCCACTGAGCCGCTAAGGACAGTTTATCGACAGCGTTCCAGCGACAACGAGCGGGCAGCGACGACTGAGGCCGAGGTCGCTGGCTCAGCCGTTGCAGCACTATGTCCGCCTAGCTCGACGCCGACTCCACATTTGCCACTTGATTTAGCTGTAGTGGGTTCTGGTTGTCGGCGGATTGATGAGATCACGATTGATGACGAGGTGTTGTCACGGGATGAGCATGATCCGAGTGGGCCGCTGGCGTGGGAGAAGGTAGAGGAGACGTTCGGGCGGGTGGGGTGGGTGCTGAAGCTAGAGGTGGGCGGCCGGACCATCGGCACGACAGCGGAGCACTACGAGCGGTCAACCTAAGATGGCACAGAAAGCGTCACACAGGCGGCACAGTTTGCGGCACAGCAGGATGCAGCAGGGAGCGGCAAGACGTTGAAGGGATCAGGCGTAAGTGCTGGTGAAAGTGCAAGTTACGCATCATCTAGCAATGTGGCTCCATCTGCTGCCGCAATACCAAATTGGAGCAGAAGGGATTCGAACCCTCGACCTCTTCGTTGCGAACGAAGCGCTCTCCCAACTGAGCTACTGCCCCGATCAGTTCCGCCAATCGGAAACTCTGTCAATTCTGGAAATATCGTAGCACTTCCCCTGAATGCGGACAAGGGCTGTCGCGCTGCCCAATGATCGCCACGTCTGAAAGGAGTTCTCAGCAGCAGGATTCGCCTGATAGGGAAATGGTACGTATGGTAAGCTGAGAAAGGCTGATGTTGAAGATCGCCACGGTTAGGGGAACAGCATCAGCAGGGGAATCCTGTGTTGAGGTTCCCAGCGAAAGCTAAAAAATAGGCCAGAAGCGCGAAGCCAAGAATCATCCGTCGGGAGTTGAGGAATGGCGCCTAACACGTGGGGAACCGAGGAATGGGGAGCCGAGGGAGAGGAAGGGACAGGGCAGGAGAATACGCGCTGGAACATATCCTGGTTCGAGCGGCTGCGGGGCATACTGGAGGGTTCCGGAGAACAGAGAGCCATTGAGACCCTGATCGCGGAATTGCGAGCGGCGGAGGATTACACGAATCTGTTTTACGCACTCTTGCTGCGGAAACGGTGGGAGTTGGGGGTCTCACCATTTCCAACAGGGCCGTCCACAGAGCTGCCGCCCGAAACGCATGAGGAATACGAGCAAGCCATCCGCCAGGCGGGTCGCGAAGTCGGGCAGGCCTTGCTCCAAAAGCGGCGGTTTCTTCAGGCTTGGGCGTTCTATCAGATGCTGGAGGAACCAGAACCGCTGCGTGCCGCTTTGGAGACCTACACGCCAGCGGAAGATGAGGATATCGGGCCATTGATTGAGGTTGCTTGGCATCATCGAGTCTTGCCGCGCAAAGGCTTTGATTGGGTTTTGGAACGGCATGGCGTCTGCTCGGCGATCACGTTGGCAAGCAGCACCGACTTCCGGGAAGATACTGCTTTGAGGGACTACTGTATCGGCCGGCTGGTGCGGGTTGTGCATGAGCAATTGTGGGAACGCTTGCGTTCGGATATCCGTGAGCGTGGCTGGGGGGAAGTCCCAGAAGAAACCCGGATCTCGACCCTCCTGGAGCGCTTTCCCGCTCTCACAGCAGAAGAGAGTTATCACATCGATGTCTCCCACCTGTCCAGCGTGGTGCAGATGAGTTTGCATCTTCCTGCTGGGGAAGAGAACGTGCTGGCTCAGGAACTCTGTCACTATGGCCGGCGCCTCTCACCGGTGCTTCAAGGACGGCATGAACACCCATTTGAGGAGGGATACGAAGATTATTTGGCCTATCTGGAGGCAATCGGGGGGCGGAATGTGGATGAACATCTGCTGCGTTTTCGGATCAAAGCGGAACGTGCAGCAGCGGAGGGTAGCACCTACGCGGCACAGGTCTATGTGAACCTGCTATTGCGCGTGGGAAGGGAAGGAGAAGCATTGGCGGCTGCCCAGCAATTTCTCCTGCGGGAAGACGAACGGAACCTCATCTGCCCTGGAGTTTATGAGCTGGCACGACGGCGGGGGGACTACGCAGCCATTGCTCAGGCTGCTGCTGCACGAGGCGATCCGGTCGCCTTCCTAGCCGCTCTGCTCAGTGGCCGGAAGCAAGCCTCTGTTCAGGCCGGCACCTCTCCGCCCATCTCTTGAGCTGGAAGGGCGATGAGTTGCCGTCCGACGCGAAAGCTGCTTAATCCGAGGTTCCCAATTCTGCCAGAATGGTGGCCGCGCGATTAGCGTCTTCCACACTGTCGAACGTGACGTAGCCCACGAATTTGCCCTGGATCACCGTCATCACCAGACCGTGCAAATTGATGCCTGCCATTTCCCAAGCCTGGGTCAGCCGTCCGCCCAGCCCTTTTTTGTCGTCCCCCTCGATACGCATGACGATCGGTTCGCTAACTTCATGCATACCGGCAGCCCGTGCCGCAGCAATCTGGCCATTGCCATTGAGAGGTGCGACGTACAAATCTCCCATCCCCGGCCTCGTGGCGGAACGTTGACTATAAACATACTCCAGGTGGACACCGGCCTCGGCGAGCTTCTTCAGTTTGGCAGCGATACCGCCTGGCTTATCCTCAACCTCAGCATGGTAGACATGGACTCGCTGCATCTTGAAACTCATGGGAAGACCTCCTCAACGAATGGCTCACCGGACAGGACCTGCCATGATGGCTAGCCGTGCACCCGCACCACTAGCTATCTCTACGGATGATACCGCCGCACCCCGACAGTTGGCAACCTTCTGGTTTTTATTTTCCTCACCTTTTCTTCTGCGAGAGTACACAATGCACTCATCCTGCAATTTCCGCCTATCGTCCCTCCTATGCCTGGGACAAGTTTGGGATAAGTTGGTGCTGATTGTTCTCCTACTCTTAGCTTTGCTGGGAGGATTGTTGCCAACGCAGGCAGTTCCTTCCGAACTGAATCGAGCGGCTACGCCTGAAAAGAATGGTCAGACGGCTTCCCCGCCGGGCCTCCAGCCGGCGGCACTGCCTGTTCGTGTGTTTCATCGTTGCACTCTATACGATGGCACCGGAGCGGCTCCAATTGCCGATGCTGTTCTAATCGTGGCCGCGGATGGTACCATCCAAGCTGTGGGTTCGCGCCAGCAGGTGGGAGCGTGGCCGAAGGAGGCGGAGGTCATCGATCTGCAAGGGGCGGTAGTGATCCCCGGCCTGGTGGATACGCATTCGCATGTGGGTCTGTGGTCACGTCCCAGTGTTCCGGGAAATGCGGATGGAAATGAAATCAGCGGGCCGGTTCAGATCACGTTGCGTGCCTTGGATGCCGTCAATCCCGACGATCCTGGTCTAGCCATGGCGCGTGCTGGTGGCATTACCACGGCGAATATCATGCCCGGTTCGGCCAATGTGATTGGGGGTGGCACGGTCTATGTCAAACTCCGTCCAGCGGCCACCATCGAGCAGATGCTTTTGCAAGGTCGGCTGGCGGATGGCACTCCGATCCTGGGCGGATTGAAAATGGCCAATGGGGAAAATCCCAAAGGGTACGGGCGGCTACGGCAGCAGGCTCCGTTCACCCGCATGAAGGTAGCAGCTTTGCAACGGGAGGCCTTTGTCCAAGCCCGACAACGCTGGCAACGGCGGGGAGAAAAGGCGGAACCGCAGGCGGAGGATTGGGATTACCAACTGCTGGGGGAAGTCTTACAGCGCCGCCGCACGGTGCACTTCCATTGCCATCGAGCCGACGACATCCTCACCGCCGTCCGGCTCTCAGAAGAGTTCGGCTTTGAGGTGGTCTTGCATCATGCGACCGAGGCCTACCGGGTGGCGGACATTCTCGCTCGCAAGAAGATTCCCGTGTCCTTGACCCTCATCGACAGCCCTGGCGGAAAAGCGGAAACCATCGGCCTGCTGGAGGAGACCGCGGCAATCCTCGTGCGTGCCGGTGTCCCTGTAGCCATCAATACTGACGATGCTGTGACAGAATCTCGCTATTTCCTGCGTACCGCCGCGATTGCCTTGCGTGGGGGTCTGAATGAGGTGCAGACCCTGCAAGCTCTGACTTTGACCCCTGCTCGTCTCTTGCATTTGGATCACCGCCTCGGCTCCTTGGAGAAGGGGAAAGATGCGGACTTCGTAGTACTTTCTGGACCACCCTTTTCCGTGTACACCCAAGTGTTGCAAACTTGGATCGAAGGACGGAAAGTTTTTGACCGGAATCGCAAGTCGGACTGGCACTACCAAGTCGGCGGTTTCGCCTTACCTGACGGCGGGGCGGAATTGCCCGGTCCGTTACCACCTCCGCGGCCACCAGCGACTGTCCAGACGCCGTCTCTTCCTTCTGGTCTGGCACCGTTGTCCCAAGAGGCCCCGCCTCAACTAGCCATCTTGGCCGGACGGGTGCATATCGGCGATGGCACCAGTATCTCTCCGGGGGTCGTTCTGATTGCTCAAGGTCGTATCCGAGCCGTTGGTACGCCGCAACAGGTGGCCATTCCGCCAGGAACGGCTGTGCTGACCGCCGCGGAGGTCACACCGGGCTTGATTGATCCTTTCTGTGTCGCCGGACTATCCGGGGCGTGGAACATCCCCGCGGATCAAGATCAGGATGAACTGAGCCATCCGAATCAGGCGGAGCTGAGAGTCGTGGATGGATTCAATCCTCGCGAGCCGCTCCTGTCGTATCTCCAGGCCCAGGGAGTGACGATCGTTCATGTGACACCGGGGCGTCAAAATGTCATTGCCGGGCGTTCTGCCATCTTCCGTACCGATGGCCCGACTGTGGAGGCAGCCCTGTTGCGGGCGGATGCCGCTTTGGTCGTCAACTTGGGAGAAGTCCCCAAAGCGGCCTACAAGGACAAGGCTCCGCAAACCCGTATGGCGATCGCCGCCATAATCCGCAAAGCCTTCGCCGACGCACAGCATTACCGCCAACGAGGAGGAGCCAAAGGGAAGGATGAAACCGTTTCGCTGAAACAGGAGGCCTTGATACCTGCTCTGGAAGGACGCATCCCGGTCATCTTTGTCGCCCAGCGCCGCGATGACATTCAAACCGCCTTGCGGATCGCTGCCGAGTTCCGCCTGCGCCCCATTATTGCCTTGGGAAGTGAGGCCTACCGACTCTTGTCGGAATTGAAACAGGCTGGTGCAGCAGTGTTCCTCCATCCCCCGATGCAGCGTGTCGGCAGCAGCTTAGAGACACTCCACGCTACCACCGTCTCTGCATTCCAATTGGACAAGGCCGGTATTCCGTTTGCTCTCTGCACTGGTTTTGAGGGGTATGTTCCCAAGGTCCGGGTCCTGCGCCACGAAGCGGCGATGACCTTGGCTCGCGGCGGCCTCGATCATGCTCGAACTCTTCGTGCCGTGACCCTCGATACCGCCCGCCTGCTCGGTCTGGATAAAGACTACGGCTCCCTCCAGGTGGGCAAAGTGGCAGACTTGGTGCTCTACGACGGCGATCCCCTCGAACATGCCACCCACGTCACCCACACCATCATGGCCGGCCGGGTGGTCTATAACCGTGCGGACTACCTCAAACTGCCTTTGGATCGCCGTATCCTCTCGGCTACCGCCGCGGTATCATCGGAAGCCCCTTGCTGCCTCTTCGGCTGGTAACCTGCCCAAAAACCGTTCATGGGGCACCGAAAATGCCATGCCCTTGTCACGGGAACCTCTTTTCTGGTCATAGCGATGTTCTACCCCCAGCAAGCTGGTTCCTAAGAGCCTAAAGGGGACTTCGAGCCGCGAAAAAAACCGGCTTCCCTCCATATTTGAAGGGAAACCGGCTAGTTTTGCGGTGGGGAAAGTGACAGTCCTGAGCTATGGCAGGGGGATGAGAAAGATTCTCTCGCCGGAGGCCAGTTCAGTGGAGGTGGTTACTGTTTAATCCAACTGCACGACCTCACGTCCCGAACGGGTTCCCATGCCCTGCCAAATGGCCGGGTTGATGTCCTGCCGAATGAAGCGAACGCTGCCGTCACCTAAAGCGACGTTGACCCCGCCAGGATGCTGACTGCGCGAGTACATCACACTGGGATTGGTCGTGGTGGGGGTCCCGATGCAGGGCAGTCCCTGAGCGGGTAAATTGTTGCAATAATAGGTCGTGTAGATTACGTCGGGGCTAGTGGTGTTCGGTGGCATGAAAGTGCTCACACCTGCCGCATCACCCCACCAGATGAAACCACGCAGATCTCGCCCCTGACCCTGTCGCACTTCTGCGATCATCACGGTGTTGGACAAGCCGTCCACCACGTCGGTCAATTTCCAGCCAATCTGCGATCCGCTTTTCCACTCGAACATCCCTCCCAACTGCGGCACGCCGGCAATGGGACGATTATAGCCTGGATAGCCTCCCTGGCTGTGCACCACAGCATAGTTATGATTCGTCAAGTTACCGAAGGGTCGGTTCTCCTGATCGCTGGGACAAGTCCACACCTTGAGGCGTTGATTGGTCACATTCGTAGTGTTAGGAGCTGAGCTGTAGCGCGGTCCCGTAGAATCGTTCCCACCCCAGTTCTGGTACAAGTTGAAAAGTTGTTGTTGCTCGATGTAGGGCATGACCTGGATGGTCCACGTTCCCCAACAACAGCCATAAGGCCCCATCAGGTTCGGCAATGCCTGATTGACATCATGGTAGCTGTGCATCGCTATTGCGTTTTGCTTGAGATTGTTCTGGCAGCTCATGCGGGCCGCGGCTTCCCGCACCTTCTGCA
This window contains:
- a CDS encoding ACT domain-containing protein; this translates as MSFKMQRVHVYHAEVEDKPGGIAAKLKKLAEAGVHLEYVYSQRSATRPGMGDLYVAPLNGNGQIAAARAAGMHEVSEPIVMRIEGDDKKGLGGRLTQAWEMAGINLHGLVMTVIQGKFVGYVTFDSVEDANRAATILAELGTSD
- a CDS encoding amidohydrolase family protein, which codes for MLIVLLLLALLGGLLPTQAVPSELNRAATPEKNGQTASPPGLQPAALPVRVFHRCTLYDGTGAAPIADAVLIVAADGTIQAVGSRQQVGAWPKEAEVIDLQGAVVIPGLVDTHSHVGLWSRPSVPGNADGNEISGPVQITLRALDAVNPDDPGLAMARAGGITTANIMPGSANVIGGGTVYVKLRPAATIEQMLLQGRLADGTPILGGLKMANGENPKGYGRLRQQAPFTRMKVAALQREAFVQARQRWQRRGEKAEPQAEDWDYQLLGEVLQRRRTVHFHCHRADDILTAVRLSEEFGFEVVLHHATEAYRVADILARKKIPVSLTLIDSPGGKAETIGLLEETAAILVRAGVPVAINTDDAVTESRYFLRTAAIALRGGLNEVQTLQALTLTPARLLHLDHRLGSLEKGKDADFVVLSGPPFSVYTQVLQTWIEGRKVFDRNRKSDWHYQVGGFALPDGGAELPGPLPPPRPPATVQTPSLPSGLAPLSQEAPPQLAILAGRVHIGDGTSISPGVVLIAQGRIRAVGTPQQVAIPPGTAVLTAAEVTPGLIDPFCVAGLSGAWNIPADQDQDELSHPNQAELRVVDGFNPREPLLSYLQAQGVTIVHVTPGRQNVIAGRSAIFRTDGPTVEAALLRADAALVVNLGEVPKAAYKDKAPQTRMAIAAIIRKAFADAQHYRQRGGAKGKDETVSLKQEALIPALEGRIPVIFVAQRRDDIQTALRIAAEFRLRPIIALGSEAYRLLSELKQAGAAVFLHPPMQRVGSSLETLHATTVSAFQLDKAGIPFALCTGFEGYVPKVRVLRHEAAMTLARGGLDHARTLRAVTLDTARLLGLDKDYGSLQVGKVADLVLYDGDPLEHATHVTHTIMAGRVVYNRADYLKLPLDRRILSATAAVSSEAPCCLFGW
- a CDS encoding DUF1559 domain-containing protein — its product is MYRVRRGFTLIELLVVIAIIAILIGLLLPAVQKVREAAARMSCQNNLKQNAIAMHSYHDVNQALPNLMGPYGCCWGTWTIQVMPYIEQQQLFNLYQNWGGNDSTGPRYSSAPNTTNVTNQRLKVWTCPSDQENRPFGNLTNHNYAVVHSQGGYPGYNRPIAGVPQLGGMFEWKSGSQIGWKLTDVVDGLSNTVMIAEVRQGQGRDLRGFIWWGDAAGVSTFMPPNTTSPDVIYTTYYCNNLPAQGLPCIGTPTTTNPSVMYSRSQHPGGVNVALGDGSVRFIRQDINPAIWQGMGTRSGREVVQLD